The sequence TGGCATCGGCGGTGGTGCCGCAGCAGAAGGCGCCACCCTGGGGCTTGGTGCCGGGCTTGCGGCGCCCGCGCTCGCACTCCTGTGACTCGGCGGAGCAGAACTGCACGCCGAGGCAGTCGCCGCTGGTCTTGCAGGAGACGGAGCAGGTGTTGGTGTCGAGGTCGCAGGTGCCGCCGCAGGGGCAGTGCGCGTCGGCGAAGCACTCCACGCAGGACTCACCATTGCAGACGAGGCCCTGGTCGCACGTCACCGCGCACGCGCCGGCATTCTCACAGGTGCGGGTGGTGGGGTTGCACACGCCGCTGCCGCAGTCCTCGTTGTTCCGGCAGCCGACGCAGGCGCTGCCCTGCACGGAGCCGTCGGAGAGGCAGAAGGGCGTGTCACCCTCGCAGGCGCCGCAGCGCGCGCCGCAGTGCCGGTCCGTGGTGCAGGTGCTGCACTCGCCGCTGAGGCAGAACTGGCCGTCACCGCACTCCAGGTCGTTGCGGCATTGGACGCAGACCTCGCCGTCGAGGCAGTAGGGGCGCTCGGTGGGGCACTTCGCGCAGGCGGGGCCGCAACTGTCGGAGGTGTTGCACTCGGGGATTTCGTCCACGCAGCGGCCGTTGAGGGGGTCGCACTTCTGGCCGGACGCGCATTGGCTGTCGCTCGTGCACTCGACGCAGGAGGGCGAGGCGCCGGGCGTCGGGGCCGCGCACTGGGTGCCGTTGGGGCAGCAGTTGCAGGAGTTGCCCGCGCACGCGTCGTCCGTGGTGCAGGGGGTGCACTGGTTGTTGGAGCAGACCTCGCCGCGCGGGCACTGCGAGTCGTCCGTGCACTCCTGGCACGTGTGGGTGGTGGTGTCGCAGACCTCGTTGCCGGGGCACTGCTTGTTGGTGGTGCACTCGACGCAGGTGGCGTTGGGGACGTCGCAGACGCCGCCGGGGCAGTCGCCATCGTCGTTGCAACCGGTGCACTGGTTGGTGGTGGTGTCGCAGCGGCCGTTGTCGGGGCAGTCTTTGTCGTCGTTGCAGCCGCGGCAAACGTTGTCGCTCAGGTCGCAGCGGCCGTTGAGCGGGCAGTCGCCGTCGTCATTGCAGCCACGGCAGGTGTTGTCGGAGAGGTCGCAGCGGCCATTGGGGCAGTCGCCGTCGTCATTGCAGCCGCGGCAGACGTAGTCCGTCTTGTCGCAGCGGCCGTTGGCGCATTGCGAGTCGTCGGTGCACTCCACGCACTGGGTGCGGTTGTTGAGGTTGGTGCAGTAGGGCGTGGACAGTCCGCAGGGAGAGCAGGACTCGCCGCACTTGGTGGCGGAGTTGCACGGGGCGCAGAGCGCAGCGGTGTTGCAGTAGTAGTAGGAGCCACAGCCGCCATTGTTGGGCGCGTTGGCGTTCGCGCGGGCGCACTGCTCGCAGGTGTCGAGGTTGCCCGGAAACGACGGCAGGCCGTTCTCGGTCTGGAAGAACTGCGCGGGCTGTAGCAGCTGGAAGTTCGAGGTGAAGAGGTTGACGATGGGCGGCGTGTTCGCGGCCCGCTCGAAGTCGCTGAAGGTGCCGGTCAGCATCGACATCTCGAGCGCGGCATGCTCCGTCACCTGCGTGTAGAGCATCTCCACGGCGTAGAGGCCGGGTTGATTGAACGTCACGGCGTTGGTCGTCCGCCACGTAGGCGCGCCGAGCTGGGGAGGCCGGTTGATGACCGTCTTGGACTCGGTGCGGTCGTAGATGACCAGGCTGATGGCGTCGTCGGCGTAGAAGCCGAAGTGCAGCGGCTGCCCCTCCATTCCGGCGGGGATGTTCAGGTAGCCGCGGAAGCGCGAGACGAACGGCGTCGTCGCGTCATTGTCATTGATGATGTTGAAGCTGCAGCCACCCGTGGAGCAGCCCGGCAGCGTGACCTGGCCGACGAAGTCGCCGTAGCTGAGCGTGCGTCCGTCATTGAGGTTGTTGGACAGGTCGAACGGCTTGCGCAGCACCGTGGTGACACGGCTCTGCTTGCTCGCGGTCTCCTCCATGTACCCGTTGATGGCGTCCAGGTATGTGCCGCGCGACTGGGGGAACTCACCCAGGGTTCGCGTCCATACGTTGGAGGCCACGCACAGGCCCTGGCCACTGCCGGTGAGCGGAGGCGCTATCGGCGGACCCTGGACGGTGACGTCCGGCAATTTCTGCCCCAGGGCCGGTGAGGCCACGAGACACACCGAGAGCACAGTGAGCGCGAAGCGGAACAGGGGAGATTTCAAAGCCGCGAAAGAATGCTCGATTCCTCTGACAAGAGCAAATTC comes from Pyxidicoccus parkwaysis and encodes:
- the traA gene encoding outer membrane exchange protein TraA family protein, with translation MKSPLFRFALTVLSVCLVASPALGQKLPDVTVQGPPIAPPLTGSGQGLCVASNVWTRTLGEFPQSRGTYLDAINGYMEETASKQSRVTTVLRKPFDLSNNLNDGRTLSYGDFVGQVTLPGCSTGGCSFNIINDNDATTPFVSRFRGYLNIPAGMEGQPLHFGFYADDAISLVIYDRTESKTVINRPPQLGAPTWRTTNAVTFNQPGLYAVEMLYTQVTEHAALEMSMLTGTFSDFERAANTPPIVNLFTSNFQLLQPAQFFQTENGLPSFPGNLDTCEQCARANANAPNNGGCGSYYYCNTAALCAPCNSATKCGESCSPCGLSTPYCTNLNNRTQCVECTDDSQCANGRCDKTDYVCRGCNDDGDCPNGRCDLSDNTCRGCNDDGDCPLNGRCDLSDNVCRGCNDDKDCPDNGRCDTTTNQCTGCNDDGDCPGGVCDVPNATCVECTTNKQCPGNEVCDTTTHTCQECTDDSQCPRGEVCSNNQCTPCTTDDACAGNSCNCCPNGTQCAAPTPGASPSCVECTSDSQCASGQKCDPLNGRCVDEIPECNTSDSCGPACAKCPTERPYCLDGEVCVQCRNDLECGDGQFCLSGECSTCTTDRHCGARCGACEGDTPFCLSDGSVQGSACVGCRNNEDCGSGVCNPTTRTCENAGACAVTCDQGLVCNGESCVECFADAHCPCGGTCDLDTNTCSVSCKTSGDCLGVQFCSAESQECERGRRKPGTKPQGGAFCCGTTADATPAGATAFLVLAAAGLMLLRNQRRAR